One region of Streptomyces rishiriensis genomic DNA includes:
- a CDS encoding VOC family protein has translation MEFVQVRLLVTDFAACYRFYAHVLGLKPQSGAERGPYEKFSPATGSAGIAVQDRAMMAEVLGELGDAAHGHRSLVALRVDDLDAMCARITAHGVALVHGPAPMADRMRVAHLKDPEGNLVELQEWLLLLG, from the coding sequence GTGGAATTCGTCCAGGTGAGGCTGCTGGTCACCGACTTCGCCGCCTGCTACCGCTTCTACGCCCACGTCCTCGGCCTCAAGCCGCAGTCGGGGGCGGAGCGGGGCCCGTACGAAAAGTTCTCTCCCGCCACCGGTTCGGCGGGGATAGCCGTCCAGGACCGGGCGATGATGGCGGAGGTGCTCGGCGAACTGGGCGACGCGGCGCACGGTCACCGCTCCCTGGTGGCCCTGCGCGTGGACGACCTGGACGCCATGTGCGCGCGGATCACCGCCCACGGCGTCGCCCTGGTGCACGGCCCCGCTCCGATGGCCGACCGGATGCGCGTGGCGCACCTCAAGGACCCGGAGGGCAATCTGGTGGAACTTCAGGAGTGGCTGCTGCTGCTCGGCTGA
- a CDS encoding histidine triad nucleotide-binding protein — protein sequence MAGEPQDDCLFCKIVAGNIPATIVRETETTIAFRDINPQAPTHVLVIPKAHYRDAAALAAGAPELAADVLRETQAVADEDKLESYRVVFNTGAGAGQTVWHAHAHVVGGRGLHWPPG from the coding sequence ATGGCAGGGGAACCGCAGGACGACTGTCTGTTCTGCAAGATCGTCGCGGGGAACATCCCGGCGACGATCGTGCGGGAGACCGAGACGACCATCGCCTTCCGGGACATCAACCCGCAGGCGCCCACCCACGTCCTGGTGATCCCGAAGGCGCACTACCGGGACGCCGCCGCCCTGGCCGCCGGCGCGCCGGAGCTCGCCGCCGACGTGCTGCGCGAGACGCAGGCGGTCGCGGACGAGGACAAGCTGGAGAGTTACCGGGTCGTCTTCAACACCGGCGCAGGCGCCGGCCAGACCGTCTGGCACGCCCACGCGCACGTCGTCGGCGGCCGCGGCCTGCACTGGCCCCCCGGATAG
- a CDS encoding carbohydrate kinase family protein, whose protein sequence is MTASNASTGEGHHHPSGRTGQNGHAGPSGGCPAAGADPLAARRAPEDPPWDVYLTGTVFLDIIFTGLDTAPVRGTESWARGMGSSPGGVANMATALARLGLRTSLAAAFGDDHYGEYCWDALERGEGIDLSTSRTVPGWHSSVTVSMAYEGERTMVSHGHEPPPQAPEPACPPHARAAVASLTPGRRAPWIEQAAARGTRIFADVGWDDTGAWDLAGLTDLAHCEAFLPNAEEAMRYTGATCPRAAAHALTEHVPLAVVTLGAEGAYAVDRRTGESAAVPAIAVEALDPTGAGDVFVAGFVTGTLADWPLADRLAFAGLTAALSVQEFGGSLSAPGWSEIAAWWRRVQSVESQDPEALLRYAFLDALLPTLLPAADGTTPWPLRRAVPTIGFGRSA, encoded by the coding sequence GTGACCGCGTCCAACGCGTCCACCGGAGAGGGACACCACCACCCGAGCGGCCGGACCGGCCAGAACGGACACGCCGGCCCGTCCGGCGGCTGCCCGGCTGCCGGGGCGGACCCCCTGGCCGCCCGGCGCGCCCCCGAGGACCCGCCGTGGGACGTCTACCTCACCGGCACCGTCTTCCTGGACATCATCTTCACCGGGCTCGATACCGCACCGGTGCGCGGGACCGAGTCCTGGGCGCGCGGCATGGGCTCGAGCCCCGGCGGTGTCGCCAACATGGCCACCGCCCTCGCCCGGCTCGGCCTGCGCACCTCCCTCGCGGCCGCCTTCGGCGACGACCACTACGGCGAGTACTGCTGGGACGCCCTGGAGCGGGGCGAGGGCATCGACCTCAGCACTTCGCGCACGGTCCCCGGCTGGCACTCGTCCGTCACCGTGTCCATGGCGTACGAGGGGGAGCGCACGATGGTCTCGCACGGCCACGAGCCGCCCCCGCAGGCACCCGAGCCCGCCTGCCCGCCGCACGCCCGCGCGGCCGTCGCCTCCCTCACCCCCGGCAGGCGCGCCCCCTGGATCGAACAGGCCGCCGCCCGCGGCACCCGCATCTTCGCCGACGTCGGCTGGGACGACACCGGCGCCTGGGACCTGGCCGGCCTCACCGACCTGGCGCACTGCGAGGCCTTCCTGCCGAACGCGGAGGAGGCCATGCGCTACACCGGCGCCACCTGCCCCCGCGCCGCCGCGCACGCCCTCACCGAGCACGTACCGCTCGCGGTCGTGACGCTCGGTGCGGAGGGCGCCTACGCCGTGGACCGGCGCACCGGCGAGTCCGCCGCCGTCCCGGCGATCGCCGTCGAGGCCCTCGACCCCACCGGCGCCGGGGACGTCTTCGTGGCCGGCTTCGTCACCGGCACGCTGGCCGACTGGCCGCTCGCCGACCGGCTCGCCTTCGCCGGCCTCACCGCGGCCCTCTCCGTGCAGGAGTTCGGCGGCTCGCTCTCCGCTCCCGGCTGGTCCGAGATCGCGGCCTGGTGGCGCAGGGTCCAGTCGGTCGAGAGCCAGGACCCCGAGGCGCTGCTGAGGTACGCCTTCCTGGACGCTCTGCTCCCGACGCTGCTCCCGGCGGCGGACGGGACCACCCCGTGGCCGCTGCGCAGAGCGGTGCCGACGATCGGTTTCGGCCGCTCGGCATAG
- a CDS encoding adenosine deaminase, whose protein sequence is MPLPKAELHLHIEGTLEPELAFELAARNGVALPYADTDALREAYRFEDLQSFLNLYYELMAVLRTERDFEDLANAYLARAAAQGVRHAEIFFDPQAHLARGVGMSTVVDGLWRALGDSEARHGISTRLIMCFLRDESAESAMETLEAARPHLDRITGVGLDSAEVGHPPVKFREVYEAAAALGLRRVAHAGEEGPPEYITEALDVLGVERVDHGLRCMEDPALVERLVRDRIPLTLCPLSNVRLRTVDVLADHPLPAMLDAGLLCTVNSDDPAYFGGYAGDNFDAVAGALGLGEERLRELARNSFVASFLEDDEERRARCLAEVDAYTF, encoded by the coding sequence ATGCCCCTCCCCAAAGCTGAACTGCACCTGCACATCGAAGGAACCCTGGAGCCGGAGCTGGCTTTCGAGCTGGCCGCCCGCAACGGGGTCGCGCTGCCGTACGCCGACACGGACGCGCTTCGCGAGGCGTACCGGTTCGAGGACCTCCAGTCCTTCCTGAACCTGTACTACGAGCTCATGGCGGTCCTGCGCACCGAGCGCGACTTCGAGGACCTCGCGAACGCCTACCTCGCACGGGCCGCCGCGCAGGGCGTGCGGCACGCGGAGATCTTCTTCGACCCGCAGGCCCACCTCGCCCGGGGGGTCGGCATGAGCACCGTCGTGGACGGGCTGTGGCGCGCGCTGGGCGACAGCGAGGCCAGGCACGGCATCTCGACGCGTCTGATCATGTGCTTCCTGCGCGACGAGTCCGCCGAGTCGGCGATGGAGACCCTGGAGGCGGCGCGGCCCCACCTGGACCGGATCACCGGCGTGGGTCTGGACTCCGCCGAGGTCGGGCATCCGCCGGTGAAGTTCCGCGAGGTGTACGAGGCGGCGGCCGCTCTCGGGCTGCGGCGCGTCGCGCACGCCGGCGAGGAGGGGCCGCCGGAGTACATCACCGAGGCCCTGGACGTGCTCGGCGTGGAGCGCGTCGACCACGGGCTGCGGTGCATGGAGGACCCGGCCCTCGTCGAGCGGCTGGTGCGGGACCGGATCCCGCTGACGCTGTGCCCGCTGTCCAACGTGCGGCTGCGGACCGTCGACGTCCTCGCCGACCACCCGCTGCCCGCCATGCTCGACGCCGGGCTGCTGTGCACGGTCAACTCCGACGACCCCGCCTACTTCGGCGGGTACGCCGGCGACAACTTCGACGCCGTGGCCGGCGCCCTGGGCCTGGGCGAGGAGCGACTGCGCGAGCTGGCCCGCAACTCCTTCGTCGCCTCCTTCCTGGAGGACGACGAGGAGCGGCGGGCACGGTGCCTCGCGGAGGTCGACGCCTACACGTTCTAG
- a CDS encoding 16S rRNA (uracil(1498)-N(3))-methyltransferase has product MTAPVFVVDELPSSRSPFVLDGPEGRHAVSVKRLRSGEEVVLTDGAGRWARGEVVAAEGKDRLVVSLGEVTEEPAETPRITVVQALPKGDRGELAVETMTETGVDAIVPWAAARCITQWKGERGAKALAKWRATAREAGKQSRRVRFPEVADASTSRQVAELLARADFAAVLHEDRDYGSEPLATAALPATGEIVLVVGPEGGVSPDELALFAQAGAKAYRLGRSVLRTSTAGTAAASLLLGRTGRWS; this is encoded by the coding sequence GTGACGGCGCCCGTCTTCGTCGTCGACGAACTCCCCTCCTCCCGCTCCCCGTTCGTACTGGACGGTCCCGAGGGCCGGCACGCCGTGTCCGTGAAGCGGCTGCGGAGCGGCGAGGAGGTCGTCCTGACCGACGGCGCCGGACGCTGGGCGCGCGGCGAGGTCGTCGCCGCCGAGGGCAAGGACCGGCTGGTGGTGAGCCTGGGAGAGGTGACCGAGGAGCCCGCCGAGACGCCCCGGATCACCGTCGTCCAGGCGCTGCCGAAGGGCGACCGCGGTGAGCTGGCCGTGGAGACGATGACCGAGACGGGCGTCGACGCGATCGTGCCGTGGGCGGCCGCGCGCTGTATCACCCAGTGGAAGGGGGAGCGCGGCGCGAAGGCGCTCGCCAAATGGCGGGCCACCGCCCGCGAGGCCGGCAAGCAGTCCCGTCGGGTCCGCTTCCCCGAGGTCGCCGACGCGTCGACGTCCCGGCAGGTGGCGGAGCTTCTCGCCCGCGCCGACTTCGCCGCCGTCCTGCACGAGGACCGTGACTACGGCAGCGAGCCCCTGGCCACCGCCGCCCTCCCCGCCACGGGCGAGATCGTGCTCGTCGTGGGCCCCGAAGGGGGCGTCTCGCCCGACGAGCTGGCGCTTTTCGCGCAGGCGGGCGCGAAGGCGTACCGGCTCGGGCGGAGCGTCCTGCGCACCTCGACCGCCGGCACGGCGGCCGCGTCCCTGCTCCTGGGCAGGACCGGCCGCTGGTCCTGA
- a CDS encoding S41 family peptidase produces the protein MTQPATPAAYLRYPHLHGRSVAFAAEDDVWLAPLDGGRAWRVSADNVPVTLPRISPDGTTVAWTSTRDGAPEVHIAPVDGGPSTRLTYWGSWQTRVRGWTPDGRVLAVSTYDQATLRRSWARAVPIDGGPATTLPYGPVGTVAHGPHTVVLSAPMGREAAHWKRYRGGTAGKLWIDREGDGEFVRLHEELDGNIEYPVWAGERLAFLSDHEGTGALYSSFADGSDLRRHTPLDGFYARHAAGDGTRVVYMSAGELWLLDDLDGAEPRRLDVRLGGQRTDRRPYPVAASRWLGGAAPDHTARGSAVEVRGAVHWVTHRSGPARALAAEPGVRARLPRTFRTEGEEWVVWVTDAEGEDALEFAPATGTAPGATPRRLAAGRLGRVLELAMAPDGSRAAVAAHDGRLLLVERETGEVREVADSPDGEVSDLVFSPDSAWLAWSHPGPRPLSQLRLANVTDLSVTDATPLRFHDYAPAFTLDGKHLAFLSTRAFDPVYDEHVFDLSFVAGARPHLITLAATTPSPFGPQRHGRPFEAPDKDETPDSEGTPTTRIDLEGLADRIVPFPVEAGRYSGLAAAKDGVLWLRHPVRGVLGASRATPDDPDPHTELERYDLTQQRIEHLAADADGFEVSGDGKRLLLWTDGKLKVVPSDRRASGDDDSDGNITVDLGRIRRTVDPAAEWRQMYDETGRIMRDNFWRPDLGGVDWDGVLDRYRPVLERLATHDDLVDLLWEVHGELGTSHAYVMPRGGHGGGARQGLLGADVSRHPDGSWRIDRVLPSETSDPDARSPLAAPGVAVRAGDAVVAVGGQPVDPVTGPGPLLVGTAGKVVELTISPSGGGEPRHAVVVPVADEEALRYHAWVTDRRAHVHEASGGRLGYLHVPDMQAPGWAQIHRDLRVEVAREGLIVDVRENRGGHTSQLVVEKLARRIVGWDLPRGMRASSYPEDAPRGPVVAVANEFSGSDGDIVNAAIKALGIGPVVGTRTWGGTIGIDSRYRLVDGTLVTQPKYAFWLEGYEWGVENHGVDPDVEVVCAPQDYAAGRDVQLDEAVSLALAALEETPAKTPPLLPGS, from the coding sequence GTGACACAGCCCGCGACGCCTGCCGCATACCTCCGATACCCCCATCTGCACGGCCGGTCGGTGGCCTTCGCCGCCGAGGACGACGTGTGGCTGGCCCCCCTCGACGGCGGTCGCGCCTGGCGGGTCAGCGCCGACAACGTGCCGGTCACCCTGCCGCGCATCTCGCCCGACGGCACGACCGTGGCCTGGACCTCCACCCGCGACGGCGCCCCCGAGGTGCACATCGCCCCCGTCGACGGCGGCCCGTCGACCCGGCTGACGTACTGGGGCAGTTGGCAGACCCGGGTGCGGGGCTGGACCCCGGACGGCCGGGTCCTCGCCGTCAGCACCTACGACCAGGCGACCCTGCGCCGCAGTTGGGCCCGTGCCGTCCCCATCGACGGCGGACCGGCGACGACCCTGCCGTACGGGCCGGTCGGCACGGTTGCGCACGGCCCGCACACCGTGGTGCTGTCCGCGCCGATGGGGCGCGAGGCCGCCCACTGGAAGCGCTACCGGGGCGGTACGGCGGGCAAGTTGTGGATCGACCGGGAGGGCGACGGGGAGTTCGTCCGGCTGCACGAGGAACTGGACGGCAACATCGAGTACCCCGTGTGGGCGGGGGAGCGCCTGGCGTTCCTGTCCGACCACGAGGGCACGGGGGCCCTGTACTCGTCCTTCGCCGACGGGTCCGACCTGCGGCGGCACACCCCGCTCGACGGCTTCTACGCCCGGCACGCCGCCGGTGACGGCACTCGGGTCGTGTACATGTCCGCAGGTGAGCTGTGGCTCCTCGACGACCTGGACGGCGCCGAACCCCGTCGCCTCGACGTCCGCCTCGGCGGGCAGCGCACCGACCGCCGCCCCTACCCGGTGGCCGCCTCCCGGTGGCTGGGCGGGGCCGCGCCCGACCACACCGCGCGGGGCAGCGCCGTGGAGGTGCGCGGCGCCGTCCACTGGGTGACCCACCGCTCCGGCCCCGCCCGCGCGCTCGCCGCCGAACCCGGCGTCCGGGCCCGGCTGCCGCGCACCTTCCGCACGGAGGGCGAGGAGTGGGTCGTATGGGTGACGGACGCCGAGGGGGAGGACGCGCTGGAGTTCGCCCCGGCCACCGGGACGGCTCCCGGCGCCACTCCGCGCCGGCTCGCCGCCGGACGGCTCGGGCGGGTCCTGGAACTCGCCATGGCGCCCGACGGCAGCCGGGCCGCCGTCGCCGCGCACGACGGGCGGCTGCTGCTCGTCGAGCGGGAGACCGGTGAGGTACGCGAGGTGGCCGACAGCCCCGACGGCGAGGTCTCCGACCTGGTCTTCTCGCCCGACTCCGCCTGGCTGGCCTGGTCGCACCCCGGTCCGCGCCCGCTCAGCCAGCTCAGGCTCGCCAACGTCACCGACCTGTCGGTCACCGACGCGACCCCGCTGCGCTTCCACGACTACGCGCCCGCCTTCACCCTCGACGGCAAGCACCTCGCGTTCCTCTCCACGCGCGCCTTCGACCCGGTCTACGACGAGCACGTCTTCGACCTCTCCTTCGTGGCCGGGGCCCGCCCGCACCTCATCACCCTCGCGGCGACGACCCCGTCCCCCTTCGGCCCGCAGCGGCACGGCAGGCCCTTCGAGGCCCCCGACAAGGACGAGACCCCGGACAGCGAGGGCACCCCGACCACCCGTATCGACCTCGAGGGGCTCGCCGACCGGATAGTCCCCTTCCCGGTGGAGGCCGGCCGGTACTCCGGGCTCGCCGCGGCGAAGGACGGCGTGCTCTGGCTGCGGCACCCCGTGCGCGGTGTCCTCGGCGCCTCCCGCGCCACCCCGGACGACCCCGACCCGCACACCGAGCTGGAGCGCTACGACCTCACCCAGCAGCGCATCGAGCACCTCGCGGCCGACGCCGACGGTTTCGAGGTCAGCGGCGACGGCAAGCGGCTGCTGCTGTGGACCGACGGCAAGCTCAAGGTCGTCCCGAGCGACCGGCGCGCCTCGGGCGACGACGACAGCGACGGCAACATCACCGTCGACCTCGGCCGGATCCGCCGCACCGTCGACCCGGCCGCCGAGTGGCGGCAGATGTACGACGAGACCGGCCGCATCATGCGGGACAACTTCTGGCGGCCCGATCTGGGCGGCGTCGACTGGGACGGCGTCCTCGACCGCTACCGGCCCGTGCTGGAACGGCTCGCCACCCACGACGACCTCGTCGACCTGCTGTGGGAGGTGCACGGCGAACTCGGCACCTCGCACGCCTACGTCATGCCGCGCGGCGGCCACGGCGGCGGCGCCCGCCAGGGTCTGCTGGGCGCCGACGTCTCCCGTCACCCGGACGGCAGTTGGCGCATCGACCGGGTCCTGCCCTCCGAGACCTCCGACCCCGACGCGCGTTCCCCGCTGGCCGCGCCCGGCGTCGCGGTGCGGGCCGGTGACGCCGTCGTCGCCGTCGGCGGACAGCCGGTGGACCCGGTCACCGGGCCCGGCCCGCTGCTCGTCGGCACCGCGGGCAAGGTGGTCGAGCTGACGATCTCGCCGTCCGGCGGGGGCGAGCCGAGGCACGCCGTCGTCGTCCCCGTGGCGGACGAGGAGGCGCTGCGCTACCACGCGTGGGTCACCGACCGGCGGGCCCATGTGCACGAGGCATCCGGCGGCCGGCTGGGGTATCTGCACGTGCCCGACATGCAGGCGCCCGGGTGGGCCCAGATCCACCGTGACCTGCGGGTCGAGGTCGCGCGGGAGGGGCTGATCGTGGACGTCCGGGAGAACCGGGGCGGCCACACCTCCCAGCTGGTCGTCGAGAAGCTCGCCCGGCGCATCGTCGGCTGGGACCTGCCGCGCGGGATGCGGGCGTCCAGCTACCCGGAGGACGCGCCCCGGGGACCCGTCGTCGCCGTCGCCAACGAGTTCTCCGGGTCCGACGGGGACATCGTCAACGCGGCGATCAAGGCGCTGGGGATCGGGCCGGTGGTGGGCACGCGCACCTGGGGCGGGACGATCGGGATCGACAGCCGGTACCGGCTGGTCGACGGGACGCTCGTCACGCAGCCCAAGTACGCGTTCTGGCTGGAGGGGTACGAGTGGGGCGTGGAGAACCACGGTGTCGATCCCGACGTCGAGGTGGTCTGTGCTCCGCAGGACTACGCGGCGGGGCGGGACGTCCAGCTGGACGAGGCGGTGTCGCTGGCGCTGGCCGCCCTCGAGGAGACCCCGGCGAAGACGCCTCCGCTGCTTCCGGGTTCGTAG
- a CDS encoding 5-dehydro-4-deoxyglucarate dehydratase — protein MAQGVLSFPLTSFHDDGSLDPDGFRAHVAARIATAPGAVFPACGTGEFFSLDEDEYRQVVTITVEEAGGRLPVVAGVGYGWAQAARFARIAEEAGADALLVLPHYLVAAPQDGLVAQLEQLAARTRLPLIAYQRGQVAFTAASLRRIAAVPGVIGLKDGHSDLDRLQRLTLAAPDGFLFFNGAATAEIQARAYATVGVPAYSSAVHAFAPEIANAFFTALRDGDGKDDKAVDRLLRDFYVPFVELRDRVPGYAVSLVKAAARLRGRPVGPVRAPLTDPSPSDLADLRTLLATGLDLVGAAL, from the coding sequence ATGGCCCAGGGGGTGCTGTCGTTCCCGCTCACGAGCTTCCACGACGACGGCTCCCTCGACCCCGACGGCTTCCGCGCGCATGTCGCGGCCCGGATCGCGACCGCACCCGGCGCCGTCTTCCCCGCCTGCGGCACCGGCGAGTTCTTCTCCCTCGACGAGGACGAGTACCGGCAGGTGGTCACCATCACGGTCGAGGAGGCGGGTGGCCGTCTGCCCGTCGTCGCCGGGGTCGGCTACGGCTGGGCCCAGGCCGCCCGGTTCGCGCGCATCGCGGAAGAGGCCGGCGCCGACGCCCTGCTCGTCCTGCCGCACTACCTCGTCGCCGCCCCGCAGGACGGCCTCGTCGCCCAGCTGGAACAGCTCGCCGCCCGCACCCGGCTGCCTCTCATCGCCTACCAGCGCGGCCAGGTCGCCTTCACCGCCGCCTCGCTGCGGCGCATCGCCGCCGTCCCGGGCGTCATCGGCCTCAAGGACGGCCACAGCGACCTCGACCGCCTCCAGCGGCTCACCCTCGCCGCCCCCGACGGCTTCCTCTTCTTCAACGGCGCCGCCACCGCCGAGATCCAGGCCCGCGCCTACGCCACCGTGGGCGTCCCCGCCTACTCCTCCGCCGTCCACGCCTTCGCCCCGGAGATCGCGAACGCCTTCTTCACCGCGCTGCGCGACGGCGACGGCAAGGACGACAAGGCGGTGGACCGGCTGCTGCGCGACTTCTACGTCCCGTTCGTCGAACTCCGCGACCGGGTGCCGGGGTACGCCGTGTCCCTGGTGAAGGCCGCGGCCCGGCTGCGCGGCCGGCCCGTCGGGCCGGTCCGCGCCCCGCTCACCGACCCCTCGCCCAGCGACCTCGCCGACCTCAGGACCCTCCTGGCCACCGGCCTCGACCTCGTAGGAGCCGCGCTGTGA
- a CDS encoding ribonuclease Z: MSVRELVVLGTASQVPTRHRNHNGYLLRWDGEGVLFDPGEGTQRQMLRAGVAAHDLNRICVTHFHGDHSLGLAGVIQRINLDQVPHPVTAHYPRSGQRFFDRLRYSTAYRETVGITEAPVDADGVLATTASYRLEAARLSHPVESYGYRIVEPDGRRMLPERLAAHGIKGPDVGRIQREGSVDGVSLDEVSEVRRGQRFAFVMDTRLCDGVHSLADAADLLVIESTFLDEDERLAVDHGHLTAGQAARVARDAGVRHLVLTHFSQRYSEPDEFERQARAAGFDGELTVAHDLLRVPVPKRR, encoded by the coding sequence GTGTCCGTACGTGAACTGGTGGTTCTCGGCACCGCCAGCCAGGTCCCGACCCGGCACCGCAACCACAACGGCTACCTGCTGCGCTGGGACGGCGAGGGCGTCCTCTTCGATCCGGGCGAGGGCACCCAGCGCCAGATGCTCCGGGCCGGGGTCGCCGCGCACGACCTCAACCGGATCTGCGTCACGCACTTCCACGGCGACCACTCCCTCGGCCTCGCCGGTGTCATCCAGCGCATCAACCTGGACCAGGTGCCGCACCCGGTGACCGCGCACTATCCGCGTTCGGGGCAGCGCTTCTTCGACCGGCTGCGCTACTCCACCGCCTACCGCGAGACCGTCGGCATCACCGAGGCCCCGGTCGACGCGGACGGCGTCCTCGCCACCACCGCGTCCTACCGGCTCGAAGCCGCCCGGCTCTCGCATCCCGTCGAGTCCTACGGCTACCGGATCGTCGAGCCCGACGGCCGCCGCATGCTGCCCGAGCGGCTGGCCGCGCACGGCATCAAGGGGCCGGACGTCGGCCGCATCCAGCGGGAGGGCTCGGTCGACGGGGTGTCGCTGGACGAGGTCAGCGAGGTCCGGCGGGGGCAGCGGTTCGCGTTCGTCATGGACACCCGGCTGTGCGACGGCGTGCACTCGCTCGCCGACGCCGCCGACCTGCTCGTCATCGAGTCGACCTTCCTCGACGAGGACGAGCGACTCGCCGTCGACCACGGGCATCTGACCGCCGGTCAGGCCGCACGGGTGGCCCGTGACGCAGGGGTGCGGCACCTGGTCCTCACCCACTTCAGCCAGCGTTACTCCGAGCCGGACGAATTCGAGCGGCAGGCGCGGGCGGCGGGGTTCGACGGAGAGCTGACCGTGGCGCACGACCTGCTGCGGGTGCCGGTTCCGAAACGGCGGTAA
- a CDS encoding glucarate dehydratase family protein, protein MNPRITDVRLTPILVADPPLLNTQGVHQPYTPRLIVEVETADGVTGVGETYGDSKYLELARPFAEKLHGRQVSDLNGLFAIADEVAVDSSRISGQVDVGGLRGVQTADKLRLSVVSAFEVACLDALGKALGLPVHTLLGGKVRDAVEYSAYLFYRWAGHPEGVPAEQDDWGAAVDPAGIVEQARRFKERYGFTSFKLKGGVFPPDEEIAAVRALAEAFPGHPLRLDPNGAWSVETSLKVADEIGGILEYLEDPALGTPAMAEVAARTDVPLATNMCVTNFAEIKEAFTRDAVQVVLSDHHYWGGLRNTRQLAEICRTFGVGISMHSNTHLGISLAAMTHVASTVPNLHHACDSHYPWQSEDVLTERLAFDDGKVTVPDAPGLGVELDRDKLRVLHRRWLDDDGALRERDDAAAMRIADPDWVTPAVPRW, encoded by the coding sequence GTGAACCCCAGGATCACCGACGTCCGCCTGACCCCGATCCTCGTCGCCGACCCGCCCCTGCTCAACACACAGGGCGTGCACCAGCCGTACACCCCCCGGCTGATCGTGGAGGTCGAGACGGCGGACGGCGTCACCGGTGTCGGTGAGACGTACGGCGACTCCAAGTACCTGGAACTGGCCCGTCCGTTCGCCGAGAAGCTGCACGGCCGCCAGGTGAGCGACCTGAACGGCCTGTTCGCCATCGCGGACGAGGTGGCCGTCGACAGCTCCCGGATCTCCGGGCAGGTCGACGTCGGCGGGCTGCGGGGCGTCCAGACCGCCGACAAACTGCGGCTGTCCGTCGTCTCCGCCTTCGAGGTCGCCTGTCTCGACGCCCTCGGCAAGGCACTCGGCCTGCCCGTGCACACGCTGCTCGGCGGCAAGGTCCGCGACGCGGTCGAGTACAGCGCCTACCTCTTCTACCGGTGGGCCGGCCACCCCGAGGGGGTCCCCGCGGAGCAGGACGACTGGGGCGCCGCCGTCGACCCGGCCGGCATCGTGGAGCAGGCCCGGCGCTTCAAGGAGCGCTACGGCTTCACCTCCTTCAAGCTCAAGGGCGGAGTCTTCCCGCCGGACGAGGAGATCGCCGCCGTACGGGCGCTGGCCGAGGCGTTCCCCGGCCACCCGCTGCGGCTCGACCCGAACGGCGCCTGGTCCGTCGAGACCTCGCTGAAGGTGGCCGACGAGATCGGCGGCATCCTCGAATACCTGGAGGACCCGGCCCTCGGCACCCCCGCCATGGCCGAGGTGGCCGCGAGGACCGACGTGCCGCTCGCCACCAACATGTGCGTGACGAACTTCGCCGAGATCAAGGAGGCGTTCACCCGCGATGCCGTCCAGGTCGTCCTCTCCGACCACCACTACTGGGGCGGACTGCGCAACACCCGCCAACTGGCCGAGATCTGCCGGACGTTCGGCGTCGGGATCTCCATGCACTCCAACACCCACCTGGGTATCTCGCTGGCGGCCATGACCCACGTGGCGTCCACCGTCCCGAACCTCCACCACGCCTGCGACTCCCACTACCCCTGGCAGTCCGAGGACGTCCTCACCGAGCGCCTCGCCTTCGACGACGGCAAGGTCACCGTCCCGGACGCACCCGGCCTCGGCGTCGAACTCGACCGGGACAAGCTCCGGGTCCTGCATCGGCGCTGGCTCGACGACGACGGTGCCCTGCGCGAACGCGACGACGCGGCCGCGATGCGGATCGCCGACCCCGACTGGGTCACCCCGGCCGTCCCCCGCTGGTGA